A genomic window from Mesosutterella faecium includes:
- a CDS encoding CapA family protein, whose amino-acid sequence MKTTFVATGDSFITRHIPEEGYPGYEELSDLIWNHDVRFANLEMTFHNSEGSPAAESGGTWAMTDPSMLDDMLGFGFNLFNTANNHSGDFGEGGTMATIRHLRERGMIFAGTGPTLQEASHAAYLETPGARVALIGLSSTCSKSSIAGGQGLDMRGRPGLNPLRFRTVHHLNAKHFAMAKELAEVTLVNAQKEYSISTGYTPPFAEGTMPLGSMSLVLNAKDSDKEWNETIPNAADLERTVSEIREAKRQADIVLVSIHTHEMRARKTNEPPLFLERFAHACIDAGATAVIGHGPHEMRGIEVYKGGLIFYSVGNFIFETETVARQPWDAFAKHGLPVDTGVGAYMDHRSCNGTRGYVVLENIWRAIVPEWTVEDGRVKDVILHPIELGQSAPRSQRGVPVLSTGDKAKAALEYLRELSKPYGTKITIRGGVGRVAMG is encoded by the coding sequence ATGAAAACCACGTTCGTCGCCACAGGCGACAGCTTTATCACCCGTCACATTCCGGAAGAGGGCTACCCGGGCTATGAGGAGCTCTCCGACCTGATCTGGAACCATGACGTCCGCTTCGCCAACCTCGAGATGACCTTCCACAACTCGGAGGGCTCCCCCGCGGCCGAATCAGGCGGCACCTGGGCCATGACCGACCCCAGCATGCTCGACGACATGCTGGGCTTCGGCTTCAACCTCTTCAACACCGCCAACAACCACTCGGGCGACTTCGGCGAAGGGGGCACCATGGCGACGATCCGCCACCTGCGCGAGCGCGGCATGATTTTCGCCGGCACCGGCCCCACGCTGCAGGAAGCCTCGCACGCCGCCTATCTGGAGACCCCGGGGGCGCGCGTCGCCCTCATCGGCCTGAGCAGCACCTGCTCCAAGTCGTCCATCGCCGGCGGCCAGGGCCTCGACATGAGAGGTCGCCCGGGGCTCAACCCGCTGCGCTTCCGCACGGTCCACCACCTGAACGCAAAGCACTTCGCGATGGCGAAGGAACTGGCCGAAGTGACGCTCGTGAATGCGCAGAAGGAGTACTCGATCTCCACGGGCTACACCCCGCCTTTTGCCGAAGGCACCATGCCGCTTGGCAGCATGTCGCTTGTGCTCAACGCCAAGGACTCCGACAAGGAATGGAACGAGACGATTCCGAACGCGGCCGATCTCGAGCGGACGGTTTCCGAAATCCGCGAGGCGAAGCGCCAGGCCGACATCGTGCTCGTTTCCATCCACACGCATGAAATGCGGGCGCGCAAGACGAACGAACCACCGCTTTTCCTCGAGCGGTTCGCCCACGCCTGCATCGATGCGGGCGCGACGGCCGTGATCGGGCACGGACCGCATGAAATGCGCGGCATCGAAGTCTACAAAGGCGGCCTCATCTTCTACAGCGTCGGGAACTTCATTTTTGAAACCGAAACCGTGGCGAGACAGCCCTGGGACGCCTTTGCGAAGCACGGCCTACCGGTCGACACCGGAGTGGGCGCCTACATGGACCACAGAAGCTGCAACGGGACGAGGGGCTACGTCGTCCTCGAGAACATCTGGCGGGCCATCGTTCCCGAATGGACGGTCGAAGACGGGCGGGTGAAGGACGTGATCCTGCACCCGATCGAGCTCGGGCAGTCTGCGCCGAGGTCGCAGCGCGGCGTGCCGGTCCTGTCCACCGGGGACAAGGCGAAGGCCGCCCTTGAGTATCTGCGGGAGCTCTCGAAGCCTTACGGGACCAAAATCACCATCCGCGGAGGCGTGGGCCGGGTGGCGATGGGCTGA
- a CDS encoding DUF3737 family protein: MQIISNETFGGERALYKLQDATLSHVSIEPGESPLKHGRHLILKDCEINGKYPLWITDDVRVQKCLFKVGARSGPWYVHDFLLEDSVLESPKAFRDSDGVKIRRTQFKLAQETLWSCRNVDIEDTVFDQADYLLIHSEDLRMKNVTVSGNYLFQWGRNAQIFDSTLHSKDAFWNTENVTCYNCFLDGEYLGWHSRNLHLVNCRIKGTQPLCYCDNLVLENCTFDPDADLAFEYCSVKADIKGAVTSVKNPTTGSISADSIGKIIIDDNVLPPANCRITVRG; the protein is encoded by the coding sequence ATGCAGATCATCAGCAACGAAACATTCGGCGGCGAGCGCGCCCTCTACAAGCTGCAGGACGCGACCCTCTCGCACGTCTCCATCGAGCCGGGCGAGTCCCCGCTCAAGCACGGCCGGCATCTTATCCTGAAGGACTGCGAGATCAACGGGAAATATCCCCTCTGGATCACTGACGACGTCCGCGTCCAGAAGTGCCTGTTCAAGGTCGGCGCCCGCTCGGGCCCCTGGTACGTGCACGATTTTCTCCTTGAGGACTCCGTGCTCGAGTCCCCGAAGGCTTTCCGCGACTCCGACGGCGTCAAGATCCGCCGCACGCAGTTCAAGCTCGCCCAGGAGACGCTCTGGAGCTGCCGCAACGTCGACATCGAGGACACGGTGTTCGACCAGGCCGACTACCTGCTCATCCACTCCGAGGACCTGCGGATGAAAAACGTCACGGTGTCAGGCAACTATCTCTTCCAGTGGGGCCGCAACGCCCAGATCTTCGACAGCACGCTGCACTCGAAGGACGCCTTTTGGAATACGGAAAACGTCACCTGCTACAACTGCTTCCTCGACGGCGAGTACCTGGGCTGGCACAGCCGCAACCTCCATCTGGTCAACTGCCGCATCAAGGGCACGCAGCCGCTTTGCTACTGCGACAACCTCGTGCTCGAAAACTGCACCTTCGACCCGGATGCGGACCTCGCCTTCGAATACTGCAGCGTGAAGGCCGACATCAAGGGCGCCGTGACGAGCGTGAAGAACCCCACGACGGGGTCGATCAGCGCCGATTCGATCGGAAAAATCATCATTGACGACAACGTTCTGCCGCCGGCGAACTGCCGGATCACCGTGCGCGGGTAA
- a CDS encoding MalY/PatB family protein translates to MSPDIFDEPVERRGTRSLKWDSDAAEGVIELWVADMDFRTAPVVRRAIERRAADGVFGYGIPTEDFYRAVCSWQERRHGLRCSPESIIPVTGVVPGISAVLQALLQPGEQVIIQTPAYNCFFSSIRNSGLELSANALRLEGGRWKIDFEDLERRAEEPRAKALLLCSPHNPTGRVWSRGELEAAAALCERRGLYLISDEIHEEFVPRGLRFTPAAAVSDWAAQHCITLSAASKAFNTAGLQAGYVIVPDPEDRRRIDRRININEICDANPLGVEALIAAYSSEGAEWLDALNAYIARNREALRSFVAEKLPECTLPEMEGTYLAWLDMSAFGQPSEQIERELLEKHRVRIAAGAHYGETSPGWIRINLATQTKRLLEGLGRIAAWAAERRGSALETRPMSPHI, encoded by the coding sequence ATGTCACCGGATATTTTTGACGAACCCGTCGAGCGGCGCGGCACCCGCTCGCTCAAATGGGACTCGGATGCCGCCGAAGGCGTGATCGAGCTCTGGGTGGCCGACATGGACTTCCGGACGGCGCCGGTCGTGCGCCGCGCGATCGAGCGCAGGGCGGCCGACGGGGTTTTCGGCTACGGCATCCCGACCGAGGACTTTTACCGGGCTGTCTGCTCGTGGCAGGAGCGGCGCCACGGCCTGCGCTGCAGCCCTGAGAGCATCATTCCGGTCACCGGCGTTGTGCCCGGGATTTCCGCCGTGCTGCAGGCGCTGCTGCAGCCGGGCGAACAGGTCATCATCCAGACCCCGGCCTACAACTGCTTCTTTTCAAGCATCAGGAACTCCGGGCTCGAGCTTTCGGCCAATGCCCTCAGGCTCGAGGGCGGCCGCTGGAAGATCGACTTCGAGGACCTAGAGCGCCGGGCGGAAGAGCCGCGGGCGAAGGCGCTGCTGCTGTGCAGTCCGCACAACCCCACCGGACGGGTCTGGAGCCGCGGCGAGCTCGAGGCGGCCGCGGCCCTGTGCGAACGCCGCGGGCTCTACCTGATCAGCGACGAGATTCACGAGGAATTCGTCCCCAGGGGCCTTCGGTTCACCCCGGCCGCCGCAGTCTCCGACTGGGCCGCGCAGCACTGCATCACGCTGTCGGCCGCCTCGAAGGCCTTCAATACCGCGGGCCTGCAGGCCGGCTACGTGATCGTCCCGGACCCCGAAGACCGCAGGCGGATCGACCGGCGCATCAACATCAACGAGATCTGCGACGCGAACCCCCTGGGTGTCGAGGCCCTGATCGCCGCCTATTCGAGCGAGGGGGCGGAGTGGCTCGACGCGCTCAACGCCTATATCGCCCGAAACCGCGAGGCGCTCCGCAGCTTTGTGGCCGAGAAGCTGCCCGAATGCACGCTGCCTGAAATGGAAGGCACCTACCTCGCCTGGCTCGACATGAGCGCCTTCGGACAGCCCTCGGAGCAGATCGAGCGCGAGCTGCTTGAAAAGCACCGCGTGCGCATCGCGGCCGGCGCCCACTACGGCGAGACCTCCCCGGGCTGGATCCGCATCAACCTCGCCACCCAGACGAAGAGGCTCCTCGAGGGGCTCGGGCGGATCGCCGCCTGGGCCGCAGAGCGCCGCGGCTCGGCTCTTGAAACCCGCCCCATGAGCCCCCATATCTGA
- a CDS encoding transcriptional initiation protein Tat, with product MRICSTRRAFIGALLAAAVTAAQAATNFYDRTGRYQGRQDDKGNFYDRTGRYQGRRDERGNYYDRTGRYEGRQDNKGNYYNRTGRYEGRQDNKGNYYDRTGRYQGRQDEKGNFYDRTGRYQGRAARR from the coding sequence ATGCGCATTTGCAGCACGAGAAGGGCATTCATCGGGGCGCTCCTTGCGGCGGCCGTGACGGCAGCGCAGGCGGCGACGAATTTTTACGACCGCACCGGCCGCTACCAGGGCCGGCAGGACGACAAGGGAAATTTCTACGACCGCACCGGCCGCTACCAGGGCCGCCGGGACGAGAGGGGCAATTACTACGACCGCACGGGCCGCTATGAGGGCCGGCAGGACAACAAGGGCAATTACTACAACCGCACCGGCCGCTACGAGGGCCGGCAGGACAACAAGGGCAATTACTACGACCGCACCGGCCGCTATCAGGGCCGGCAGGACGAGAAGGGGAATTTTTACGACCGCACGGGCCGCTACCAGGGGCGTGCCGCTCGAAGATAA
- a CDS encoding AEC family transporter, producing MDETITRILTLLADSLLPITLGYFLHRWNLVSPRFTQALITFNVRVMFTILAFISFWKLKLSAELLWIPVIGLVISFAPYFAGLAMSRGLKDRPRERGAFVMSAMLGNTGTLGGLVSYLVIGPVAYAYVQVVAVLQNVLLILFCFPVCQKFHDLADSRGAVVKKRSFRELFFTWNQISVVGMLLGGVFSALSIPQPAAFDQAFSAFIHLSCWINFLPVGLLLNFGAAARFMKKVTLIIPLKFVFVPLLTWAVSSLLVSDPTIIRTMVIVASTPTAINAVLSCALYGLENNLTLASFIGTTLIFALVLCPLFFMLWA from the coding sequence ATGGATGAAACAATTACCCGAATACTGACGCTGCTCGCCGACTCGCTGCTGCCGATCACGCTGGGCTACTTCCTGCACCGCTGGAACCTGGTCTCGCCGCGGTTCACCCAGGCGCTCATCACCTTCAACGTCCGGGTCATGTTCACCATCCTCGCCTTCATTTCCTTTTGGAAGCTGAAGCTCAGCGCCGAGCTGCTCTGGATCCCGGTGATCGGCCTCGTGATCTCTTTCGCGCCCTACTTCGCCGGGCTTGCCATGAGCCGCGGCCTCAAGGACCGCCCGCGCGAGAGGGGCGCGTTCGTCATGTCGGCCATGCTCGGCAACACCGGCACCCTGGGCGGCCTCGTCTCCTACCTCGTGATCGGTCCCGTCGCCTACGCCTACGTCCAGGTGGTGGCCGTCCTCCAGAACGTCCTTCTCATCCTTTTCTGCTTCCCGGTGTGCCAGAAATTCCACGACCTCGCCGACTCCAGGGGCGCGGTCGTCAAAAAGCGCTCTTTCCGCGAGCTTTTCTTCACCTGGAACCAGATTTCGGTCGTGGGAATGCTGCTGGGCGGGGTGTTCTCCGCCCTTTCCATCCCGCAGCCCGCGGCCTTCGACCAGGCTTTCTCGGCCTTCATCCACCTGTCGTGCTGGATCAACTTCCTGCCCGTGGGGCTGCTGCTCAACTTCGGGGCGGCCGCCCGCTTCATGAAGAAAGTGACGCTGATCATCCCGCTCAAGTTCGTGTTCGTGCCGCTGCTCACCTGGGCGGTGAGCAGCCTCCTCGTCTCCGACCCCACCATCATCCGGACGATGGTGATCGTCGCCTCCACCCCGACGGCGATCAACGCCGTGCTCTCCTGCGCCCTCTACGGGCTCGAGAACAACCTCACCCTCGCCTCCTTCATCGGCACGACGCTCATTTTTGCGCTCGTGCTCTGCCCGCTCTTTTTCATGCTCTGGGCCTAG